One genomic region from Bradyrhizobium icense encodes:
- a CDS encoding cytochrome P450 gives MNLDARELAATFDLEKLTPEFYANPYPTYRALRENEPVKRLPNGSYFLTRYDDLVAAYKNTKAFSSDKKKEFSPKYGDSLLYEHHTTSLVFNDPPAHTRVRRLIMGALSPRAMAGMEPDLVRLVDRLLDALAAKGKAKGKVDLIDDFAAAIPIEVIGNLLDVPESERDPLRDWSLAILGALEPVIGPDAFARGNKAVKDFLAYLEGLVAQRRAKPGNPDRDVLTRLIQGEDNGERLTEKELLHNCIFLLNAGHETTTNLIGNGLVALLNHAGEKRRLIENPDLIKTAVEEMLRFESSNQLGNRMTVEPFELGGVAMPPGTPVTLCIGAANRDPAQFADPERFDIGRTPNRHLAFGTGAHQCAGMALARLEGAVAISRFLARFPDYALDGEPVRGGRVRFRGFLSVPCTVS, from the coding sequence ATGAATCTGGATGCGCGCGAACTGGCGGCCACATTCGACCTCGAAAAGCTGACGCCGGAGTTCTATGCCAACCCCTACCCGACCTATCGCGCGCTGCGCGAGAACGAACCGGTCAAGCGGTTGCCGAATGGGTCGTACTTCCTGACCCGCTATGACGATCTGGTTGCAGCCTACAAGAACACCAAGGCCTTCTCATCCGACAAGAAGAAGGAGTTCTCGCCGAAGTATGGCGACTCCCTGCTCTACGAGCACCACACCACGAGCCTCGTGTTCAACGATCCTCCCGCCCACACCCGCGTCCGCCGGCTGATCATGGGCGCACTATCGCCGCGCGCGATGGCCGGCATGGAGCCCGATCTGGTCCGGTTGGTCGACCGCCTGCTCGACGCCCTCGCCGCCAAGGGCAAGGCTAAGGGGAAGGTGGACCTGATCGACGATTTCGCTGCTGCCATTCCGATCGAAGTGATCGGCAATCTGCTCGACGTGCCGGAGAGCGAGCGCGATCCCCTGCGCGATTGGTCGCTGGCCATTCTCGGCGCGCTGGAGCCGGTGATCGGCCCGGACGCCTTCGCCCGCGGCAACAAGGCGGTGAAGGATTTCCTGGCGTACCTCGAAGGGCTGGTGGCGCAGCGACGGGCCAAGCCAGGCAATCCCGACCGCGACGTGCTGACGCGGCTGATTCAGGGCGAGGACAATGGCGAGCGGCTGACTGAAAAGGAGCTGCTGCACAATTGCATCTTCCTGCTCAATGCCGGCCACGAGACCACGACCAACCTGATCGGCAACGGGTTGGTCGCGTTATTGAACCACGCAGGCGAGAAACGCCGGCTGATTGAAAATCCCGATCTGATCAAGACCGCGGTCGAGGAAATGCTGCGGTTCGAGAGCTCCAACCAGCTCGGCAACCGCATGACCGTCGAACCGTTCGAACTCGGCGGCGTAGCGATGCCGCCGGGCACGCCGGTGACGCTGTGCATAGGCGCCGCCAACCGCGACCCCGCGCAGTTCGCCGATCCCGAACGTTTCGATATCGGCCGTACGCCGAACCGGCATCTGGCCTTCGGCACCGGCGCGCATCAATGCGCCGGCATGGCGCTGGCGCGGCTCGAGGGTGCCGTCGCGATCTCGCGTTTCCTCGCGCGCTTTCCGGATTATGCGCTCGACGGCGAACCGGTACGCGGCGGCCGCGTGCGCTTCCGTGGATTTCTCAGCGTGCCTTGCACGGTCAGCTAG
- a CDS encoding sugar phosphate isomerase/epimerase family protein, which translates to MRDFSSDHRWLSLNTATVRKQGDLIAIIDACARHGIRAIDPWRDQVAAVGLDRAVRAVHDAGLELSGYCRGGMFTADAAHRIEARDDNRRAVDEAKALGAPCIVLVVGGLPQYSRPGSVASKDIVAARTQVHDAIAEMLEYAREADMPLAIEPLHPAYAADRACVNSTKQALDICDQLDPERTGALGVALDVYHIWWDPELMPQIARAGKDRLLAFHVCDWLVPTKDILNDRGMMGDGVIDITSVRSAVEAQGFAGYSEIEIFSNDWWARPMDEVLRTCIARHRTVV; encoded by the coding sequence ATGCGCGATTTCTCGAGCGATCATCGCTGGCTGTCGCTGAACACGGCGACCGTCCGCAAGCAGGGCGATCTCATCGCCATCATCGACGCCTGCGCACGGCATGGCATTCGCGCCATCGACCCCTGGCGCGACCAGGTCGCGGCCGTCGGCCTCGACCGCGCGGTGCGGGCGGTGCACGACGCCGGGCTTGAACTATCTGGCTACTGCCGCGGCGGCATGTTCACGGCGGATGCGGCGCACCGCATAGAGGCGCGCGACGACAACCGCCGCGCGGTGGACGAAGCCAAGGCGCTGGGTGCTCCCTGTATCGTGCTGGTCGTCGGCGGCCTGCCGCAATATTCGCGGCCGGGAAGCGTTGCCTCGAAAGACATCGTGGCCGCGCGAACGCAGGTCCATGACGCGATCGCGGAAATGCTGGAGTATGCGAGAGAGGCCGACATGCCGCTCGCGATCGAGCCCTTGCATCCGGCCTACGCCGCGGACCGCGCCTGCGTGAACTCGACGAAGCAGGCGCTCGATATTTGCGACCAACTCGATCCAGAGCGCACCGGCGCGCTTGGTGTGGCGCTCGACGTCTATCACATCTGGTGGGACCCGGAATTGATGCCGCAGATTGCGCGCGCGGGCAAAGATCGATTGCTGGCGTTTCACGTCTGCGACTGGCTGGTGCCGACCAAAGACATCCTCAACGACCGCGGCATGATGGGTGACGGCGTCATCGACATCACATCTGTGCGATCGGCGGTCGAGGCGCAGGGCTTTGCCGGCTATTCCGAGATCGAAATCTTCTCCAATGACTGGTGGGCGAGGCCGATGGACGAGGTTTTGAGAACCTGTATCGCGCGGCATCGGACCGTGGTGTAG
- a CDS encoding efflux RND transporter periplasmic adaptor subunit, translating to MNIVTEHKISGKPITEKPHKRPVRMVRWVIIVGTLLALLVGGLVWFNYFRGKMIAQFFATMKPPPTSVNIATATSETIPNLLTAVGDLAAVHQVNVTSDVNGRITDILFTAGASVKQGTPLVQLFDGPEQADLANYKAQQRLAQLSLDRAKQLAERQVGPQATVDNAQAVFDQASAGIARTEAIISQKLVRAPFDGELGVRRVEVGQYLTAGTQIVSLTDLSMLFANFTVTEKDSGQLKVGQTVRIAVDAYPGRTFEGKITTIEPQIAADTRNIRVQATIRNPDRILKPGMFATTTVVLPDKPPVVTVPETAVDYTLYGDSVYLLSEKKEEDGKTSLIATRTFVQTGKRLEGRAEVLKGLKEGDRVVAVGQLKLQSGAAVTISNDPVPAIPAKPPRY from the coding sequence ATGAATATCGTGACCGAACACAAGATTTCGGGCAAGCCGATAACGGAGAAGCCGCACAAGCGGCCGGTCCGCATGGTGCGGTGGGTCATCATCGTTGGAACGCTGCTGGCCTTGCTGGTTGGTGGCCTCGTCTGGTTCAACTACTTCCGCGGCAAGATGATCGCGCAGTTCTTCGCGACCATGAAGCCGCCGCCGACCAGCGTCAACATCGCCACGGCGACCTCTGAGACGATTCCGAATCTTCTGACCGCGGTCGGCGATCTCGCCGCCGTGCACCAGGTCAACGTCACCTCCGACGTCAACGGTCGCATCACCGATATCCTGTTTACGGCGGGCGCCAGCGTGAAGCAGGGTACGCCGCTGGTGCAGTTGTTCGACGGTCCCGAGCAAGCAGACCTCGCCAACTACAAGGCGCAGCAGCGGCTCGCGCAGCTCTCGCTCGATCGCGCCAAGCAGTTGGCCGAGCGTCAGGTCGGACCACAGGCGACGGTGGATAACGCCCAGGCTGTGTTCGATCAGGCCAGCGCCGGCATCGCCAGGACCGAGGCGATCATTTCGCAGAAGTTGGTGCGGGCGCCATTCGATGGCGAACTCGGCGTTCGCAGGGTTGAGGTCGGACAATATCTGACTGCCGGCACGCAGATCGTCTCGCTGACCGATCTGTCGATGCTGTTTGCGAACTTCACCGTGACGGAGAAGGACTCCGGCCAGCTCAAGGTCGGCCAGACCGTTCGGATCGCGGTCGACGCCTATCCGGGCCGCACCTTCGAGGGCAAGATCACCACCATCGAGCCGCAGATCGCGGCGGACACGCGCAACATTCGCGTGCAGGCGACGATCCGGAATCCGGACAGAATCCTCAAGCCCGGCATGTTCGCGACCACCACCGTGGTGCTGCCGGACAAGCCGCCGGTCGTCACCGTGCCCGAAACCGCGGTCGACTACACGCTCTATGGCGACTCGGTCTACCTCCTCAGTGAAAAGAAGGAGGAGGACGGCAAGACCAGCCTGATAGCGACGCGCACCTTCGTGCAGACCGGAAAGCGCCTTGAGGGCCGCGCCGAAGTCCTGAAGGGCCTGAAGGAGGGCGACCGCGTCGTGGCGGTGGGACAGCTCAAGCTGCAGTCCGGAGCTGCCGTGACGATTTCGAACGATCCGGTGCCGGCGATTCCGGCGAAGCCGCCGCGCTACTGA
- a CDS encoding MexW/MexI family multidrug efflux RND transporter permease subunit — protein sequence MAFTDIFIKRPVLSVVVSLLILLIGLRAASVLPIRQYPKLSNTVVNIITSYPGASANLIQGFITTPIEQAVASAEGVDYITSSSVQGTSTIQVYIKLNFDPNQALTEVLAKVNSVKYLIPKESNDPVVTKTTGQTTAVMYLGFSSDELSGSAISDYLTRVVQPLLSTVDGVASADILGGQTFAMRLWLDPVRMAGRGVSPTDVSQAIAANNFQAAAGQSKGYFIVSNVQTNTDLRNLEQFKKMIVKSKDGGFVRIEDIATVELAAQSSDASVAFSGERAIFIGVQATPQGNPLTLVTGVRALMPEIERNLPPSMKMKVAYDSTKFIQSSIDEVKNTLIEAVLIVVIVIFLFLASFRSVIIPVVTIPLSLIGVCSLMLIMGFSFNLLTLLAMVLAIGLVVDDAIVVVENIHRHLEEGKTPVQASLQGAREIVGPVISMTITLAAVYAPIGFLGGLTGSLFREFAFTLAGSVIVSGVIALTLSPMMCSVLLKSADEGRFSRLVNRVFGSMTRWYGRQLDRSLDYRPITGLFALTMLGLVGFLYMNTSKELAPEEDQGIVFSVTKAPKYANIDYIDFYGDKLDKAFASFPETDLRFVLNGINGPQGGIAGMLLKPWDERERSSIALKPLVQAEISKIEGVQAFAFNLPPLPGGPGGLPIQMVINSTAGFQAVYEQMAKLKDAARQSGLFIVSDSDLEFNQPVVRVSIDRSKASDLGINMSQVGATLQTLLGGNYVNRFNLEGRSYQVIPQVPRDKRLSPDALGGYYVPTNTGQLVPLSTIVSIETATDPNALTHYNQLNSATFSAVPMPGVTVGQAVDFLEGEAKKMPAGFGHDYLADSRQYVQEGNQLAITFGFALIIIFLVLAAQFESLRDPLVIMISVPMAIVGALIPLFFGVATINIYTQVGLLTLVGLITKHGILMVEFANELQLKEGLDKRSAIEMAARIRLRPILMTTAAMVTGLIPLLTATGAGAASRFSIGLVVVAGMSIGTLFTLFVLPAVYVWLATDHQAKADSKRTKEIADFDLGRSTLKPT from the coding sequence ATGGCCTTCACCGATATCTTCATCAAGCGTCCGGTCCTGTCGGTCGTCGTCAGCCTGCTGATCCTCCTGATCGGTCTGCGGGCCGCCAGCGTATTGCCGATCCGGCAATATCCGAAGCTGTCGAACACGGTGGTCAACATCATCACCTCATATCCGGGTGCGTCGGCGAACCTGATTCAAGGTTTCATCACCACGCCGATCGAGCAGGCGGTCGCTTCCGCCGAGGGCGTCGACTACATCACTTCGTCGTCGGTGCAGGGCACCAGCACGATTCAGGTCTACATCAAGCTGAATTTCGACCCGAACCAGGCGCTGACCGAAGTTCTCGCGAAGGTGAACTCGGTCAAATATTTGATCCCGAAGGAATCGAACGATCCGGTCGTGACCAAGACGACCGGCCAGACCACGGCCGTGATGTATCTCGGCTTCTCCAGCGACGAACTCTCGGGCTCGGCAATCTCAGACTATCTGACGCGCGTCGTGCAGCCGCTGCTGTCGACGGTCGACGGCGTCGCATCCGCCGATATTCTTGGCGGCCAGACCTTCGCGATGCGCCTGTGGCTCGATCCGGTGCGCATGGCGGGCCGTGGCGTGTCGCCGACCGACGTCTCGCAGGCAATAGCGGCCAACAACTTCCAGGCCGCGGCCGGTCAGTCGAAGGGCTACTTCATCGTCTCGAACGTCCAGACCAACACTGACCTGCGGAATCTGGAACAGTTCAAGAAGATGATCGTCAAGTCCAAGGACGGCGGTTTCGTGCGGATCGAGGACATCGCAACCGTCGAACTTGCCGCCCAGAGCTCGGACGCGAGCGTCGCCTTCAGCGGCGAACGCGCAATCTTCATCGGCGTACAGGCGACGCCGCAAGGCAACCCGCTGACACTGGTCACGGGCGTGCGTGCGTTGATGCCGGAGATCGAGCGCAACCTGCCACCGTCGATGAAAATGAAGGTGGCCTACGATTCGACCAAGTTCATTCAGTCGTCGATCGACGAGGTCAAGAACACGCTGATCGAAGCGGTGCTGATCGTCGTCATCGTGATCTTCCTGTTCCTGGCTTCGTTCCGCTCCGTCATCATCCCGGTGGTCACGATTCCGCTGTCGCTGATCGGCGTCTGCAGCCTGATGCTGATCATGGGCTTCAGCTTTAACTTGCTGACGCTGCTGGCGATGGTGCTGGCGATCGGTCTTGTGGTCGACGACGCCATCGTGGTGGTGGAGAACATCCATCGCCATCTGGAGGAAGGAAAAACGCCCGTCCAGGCGTCACTGCAAGGCGCGCGCGAAATCGTCGGGCCCGTGATCTCCATGACGATTACGCTTGCCGCCGTGTACGCGCCGATCGGCTTCCTCGGCGGCCTGACCGGTTCGCTATTCCGCGAATTCGCCTTCACGCTGGCGGGCTCGGTGATCGTGTCGGGCGTGATCGCGTTGACGCTGTCGCCGATGATGTGCTCGGTCCTCCTAAAGAGCGCCGACGAGGGGCGGTTCTCAAGGCTGGTCAACAGGGTGTTCGGCTCAATGACACGCTGGTACGGTCGCCAGCTCGATCGCTCGCTCGACTATCGCCCGATCACCGGCTTGTTCGCGCTGACGATGCTGGGTCTGGTCGGTTTCCTCTACATGAACACCTCCAAGGAGCTCGCGCCCGAAGAGGACCAGGGCATCGTGTTCTCCGTGACCAAGGCGCCGAAATACGCCAACATCGATTACATCGACTTCTATGGCGACAAGCTCGACAAGGCCTTTGCCAGTTTTCCGGAAACCGACCTGCGTTTCGTCCTGAACGGCATCAATGGGCCGCAGGGCGGCATCGCCGGCATGCTGCTCAAGCCGTGGGACGAGCGTGAGCGTTCCTCGATCGCGCTAAAGCCGCTGGTGCAGGCGGAGATCAGCAAGATCGAAGGCGTTCAGGCGTTTGCGTTCAACCTGCCGCCGTTGCCGGGCGGGCCCGGCGGCCTGCCGATACAGATGGTGATCAATTCGACCGCCGGCTTCCAGGCTGTCTATGAGCAGATGGCGAAGCTGAAGGACGCGGCGCGCCAGAGCGGTCTGTTCATCGTCTCCGACAGCGACCTCGAATTCAATCAGCCGGTGGTTCGCGTCTCGATCGACCGTTCCAAGGCGAGCGACCTCGGCATCAACATGTCGCAGGTCGGCGCTACCTTGCAGACGCTGTTGGGCGGCAATTACGTCAACCGCTTCAACCTGGAGGGACGCTCGTATCAGGTGATCCCGCAGGTGCCGCGTGACAAGCGGTTGTCGCCGGACGCGCTTGGCGGCTATTACGTCCCGACCAACACTGGGCAGCTAGTGCCGCTGTCGACCATCGTTTCGATCGAAACCGCCACCGATCCGAATGCACTGACGCATTACAACCAGCTCAATTCAGCGACCTTCTCGGCGGTGCCGATGCCGGGCGTAACGGTTGGGCAGGCGGTGGACTTCCTGGAAGGCGAAGCGAAGAAGATGCCTGCTGGTTTTGGCCACGACTATCTGGCCGACTCCCGGCAATATGTGCAGGAAGGCAACCAGCTCGCGATCACCTTCGGCTTCGCGCTGATCATCATCTTCCTGGTGCTGGCGGCGCAGTTCGAAAGCCTGCGCGATCCGCTGGTGATCATGATCAGCGTTCCCATGGCGATCGTCGGTGCGCTGATCCCGCTGTTCTTTGGGGTGGCGACGATCAACATCTACACCCAGGTCGGGCTGCTGACGCTGGTCGGTCTGATCACCAAGCACGGCATCCTGATGGTGGAGTTCGCCAACGAGCTGCAGCTCAAGGAAGGCCTCGACAAGCGTTCGGCGATCGAAATGGCTGCCCGCATCCGGCTGCGGCCGATCCTGATGACGACGGCGGCGATGGTTACCGGTCTGATCCCGTTGCTGACCGCCACGGGCGCGGGCGCTGCCAGCCGGTTCTCGATCGGTCTCGTGGTCGTAGCCGGCATGTCGATCGGCACGTTGTTTACGCTGTTCGTGCTGCCGGCGGTCTATGTCTGGTTGGCCACCGATCACCAGGCCAAGGCCGATTCCAAGCGGACCAAGGAGATCGCGGATTTCGATCTTGGTAGGTCGACGCTCAAGCCGACCTGA
- a CDS encoding MBOAT family O-acyltransferase yields the protein MTFTSWQFGIFVAIVFAAYYLPALRAFQVQLLVFASLFFYGYGQPVLLALLAVAVLGTYLFLVLALRNRQLWLPAGIAFNLALLAFFKYKLLFIDPASPSLVDFAPLDFLLKLPLPIGISFFVFHNISLLVDLTRQKGAPPTLTGVFLYIIFFPQLVSGPITRAEMFMPQIKTKYFADIPFVEAAKWILTGFFFKLYVANNLNEMTSYMSFPLYETLQTQDRWLLVFLYSYQIYADFFGYSAIAIGLALLFGYRLPINFNLPYISTSFSEFWTRWHISLSTWLRTYLYVPLGGNRHGVWRTYLNLMIVMGLGGLWHGASLSYLMWGLLHGLLLVLERPLLARLASIDFAAFRAARMTVVFVCVTMLWIFFKLPNFDHAVGYLAGMFTPSTNPNPTKLFYSLALLYSLPVMIQHLGFRPLSEGRLRWAEPYLYGSMAALMYLEAGLETSFIYFQF from the coding sequence ATGACTTTTACTTCTTGGCAGTTCGGCATCTTCGTCGCGATCGTATTTGCGGCGTATTACCTTCCGGCGCTGCGAGCCTTTCAGGTCCAACTGCTGGTCTTCGCCAGCCTGTTCTTCTACGGCTATGGCCAGCCTGTACTGCTGGCGCTGTTGGCCGTCGCGGTTCTCGGAACATATCTCTTCCTGGTCCTGGCATTGCGAAACCGGCAACTCTGGCTGCCGGCCGGTATCGCCTTCAATCTCGCGCTGCTGGCGTTCTTCAAATACAAATTGCTGTTCATCGATCCGGCATCCCCCAGCCTGGTCGATTTCGCGCCGCTCGATTTTCTTCTGAAGCTGCCGTTGCCGATCGGCATTTCATTCTTCGTCTTCCACAACATCAGTCTCTTGGTCGATTTGACCCGGCAGAAGGGAGCGCCGCCGACGCTGACCGGCGTATTCCTCTACATCATCTTCTTTCCGCAGCTCGTTTCCGGTCCGATCACGCGCGCGGAAATGTTCATGCCGCAGATCAAGACGAAATACTTTGCGGACATTCCGTTCGTCGAGGCAGCGAAATGGATCCTGACCGGGTTTTTCTTCAAGCTCTACGTTGCGAACAACCTCAATGAAATGACGTCTTACATGAGCTTCCCGCTCTACGAGACGCTGCAGACCCAGGATCGCTGGCTGCTGGTTTTCCTCTACAGCTATCAGATCTATGCGGATTTCTTCGGCTATTCCGCGATCGCGATCGGTCTTGCCCTGCTGTTCGGCTATCGCCTGCCGATCAACTTCAATCTTCCCTACATCTCGACCTCGTTCTCCGAGTTCTGGACGCGCTGGCATATCTCGCTGTCGACCTGGCTGCGGACCTATCTCTACGTCCCGCTCGGCGGCAACCGTCACGGCGTATGGCGCACCTATTTGAACCTGATGATCGTGATGGGGCTGGGCGGCCTCTGGCACGGCGCCAGCCTCAGCTACCTGATGTGGGGACTATTGCACGGCCTGTTGCTGGTGCTCGAACGCCCCTTGTTGGCGCGGCTGGCGTCGATCGACTTTGCGGCATTTCGAGCAGCCCGGATGACTGTCGTCTTCGTCTGCGTCACCATGCTCTGGATTTTCTTCAAGCTGCCGAACTTCGATCATGCGGTCGGCTACCTCGCGGGGATGTTTACGCCGAGCACGAATCCCAATCCGACAAAACTGTTCTACAGCCTGGCGCTGCTCTATTCGCTTCCGGTCATGATTCAGCACCTCGGTTTTCGTCCACTATCCGAGGGAAGGTTGCGCTGGGCGGAGCCATACCTCTACGGCTCGATGGCCGCCCTGATGTATCTGGAAGCCGGTCTCGAAACGTCGTTCATCTACTTTCAGTTCTAA
- a CDS encoding c-type cytochrome, producing MPTILLDEDRMRQSHFITQLVRPTSNKRDARLRHSRAILIGALSGLACMLASPSALPQAPQGAEGVSGQQAFNNACRTCHIMREGDNRLGPNLHKIVGRKAGSIPDYAFSSAMKEAGFVWDEEKLDRFIANPDEVVPGNSMKPYGGLSSSEDRKKIIAFLAQSR from the coding sequence ATGCCCACCATCCTTCTTGATGAGGATCGAATGAGGCAATCGCACTTTATCACGCAGCTCGTCCGGCCAACATCCAACAAGCGAGACGCGCGCTTGCGGCACAGTCGGGCGATCTTGATAGGCGCGTTGAGCGGGCTGGCGTGTATGCTTGCTTCGCCTTCCGCCCTGCCCCAGGCGCCGCAAGGCGCGGAGGGCGTCTCAGGACAACAGGCGTTCAACAATGCCTGTCGGACGTGCCACATCATGAGAGAGGGCGACAATCGGCTGGGCCCCAACCTGCACAAGATCGTCGGACGGAAAGCGGGATCGATACCAGACTATGCGTTTTCCAGCGCAATGAAGGAGGCAGGATTCGTCTGGGATGAGGAGAAGCTCGATCGCTTCATTGCAAACCCCGATGAGGTCGTGCCCGGCAACAGCATGAAGCCGTATGGCGGCCTCTCATCGAGCGAAGATAGAAAAAAGATCATCGCTTTCCTTGCTCAATCACGATAA
- a CDS encoding TetR/AcrR family transcriptional regulator has translation MSTLRMTSDLRRQLILSAAKRCFARHGFAGTTTKSVAAAAAISEGLLFKHFPSKAALYAEILAEECEADPDFAHLLGQEPSTATLVELVKSMVDHFMEVSDGSDQEEAQRLRLMTTSHLDDGEFARLLYDKIAGLIGPVFTASIERAVAAGDATRIGSDPLNLFWFAHHTVLMAALTRLPAVPCLSYGNAADLERQLCQFILRGIGLTEAAIASHLDGELSPNSGQSVTAESA, from the coding sequence ATGTCTACCTTGCGCATGACCAGTGACTTGCGGCGGCAATTGATCTTGAGCGCCGCCAAGCGGTGCTTTGCCCGTCACGGCTTTGCCGGCACCACGACCAAGAGCGTGGCGGCGGCCGCGGCCATTTCGGAAGGACTGTTGTTCAAGCACTTCCCTTCCAAGGCTGCGCTCTATGCCGAAATCCTCGCCGAGGAGTGCGAGGCCGATCCGGATTTCGCGCACTTGCTCGGCCAGGAGCCTTCAACTGCCACACTGGTTGAACTGGTCAAGAGCATGGTTGACCATTTCATGGAAGTGTCGGACGGCTCGGATCAGGAGGAGGCGCAGCGGCTGCGGCTGATGACGACGAGCCATCTCGATGACGGCGAGTTCGCGCGTCTGCTCTATGACAAGATCGCCGGCCTGATCGGGCCGGTGTTCACAGCATCGATCGAGCGCGCTGTAGCGGCCGGCGACGCGACGCGGATCGGCAGCGATCCGCTCAACCTGTTCTGGTTCGCGCACCACACCGTGCTGATGGCGGCGCTGACGCGGCTTCCGGCCGTGCCCTGTCTTTCCTACGGCAACGCCGCCGACCTGGAGCGGCAGTTGTGTCAATTCATCCTGCGCGGCATCGGGCTTACCGAAGCCGCAATTGCTTCTCATCTGGACGGCGAGCTGTCACCGAATTCGGGACAATCGGTAACTGCAGAAAGTGCATGA
- a CDS encoding Spy/CpxP family protein refolding chaperone yields the protein MAWLGPVFWPYAYSDIFSYTFWPHAYDPGYWAYAYDDFVDTVFWGTDSPYSAYARYPEPGAAITDLQSRKRASVSRQTLRQLCGEPDEGITAWPIASIARAVQPTPEQRALLDELKAAAAKAADAFKESCADYYGMTPPGRLRAMTNRVKATLDAVRIVRPALEQFYNSLDDEQKARFNALGPNVGERSQQPPQQEANTQTERCGEPKPSLTQLPIERIEAVIRPAGKQKDALDLLSKATNDAVQELQAACPDDVPLTPLGRLEAMEKRLEAMLQAAALVQPALDEFYATLSNEQKARFNTMPQVASQ from the coding sequence GTGGCATGGCTCGGCCCGGTCTTCTGGCCCTACGCCTATTCCGACATATTCAGTTACACCTTCTGGCCCCATGCCTATGACCCCGGCTATTGGGCCTACGCTTATGACGACTTCGTCGACACGGTGTTTTGGGGCACGGACAGTCCGTATTCCGCTTACGCCAGATATCCTGAACCCGGTGCCGCAATCACCGATTTGCAATCACGCAAGCGCGCAAGCGTAAGCCGGCAGACTCTCCGACAATTGTGTGGCGAGCCGGATGAGGGCATAACCGCCTGGCCGATTGCGTCGATCGCGCGCGCAGTACAGCCCACCCCCGAACAGCGCGCCCTGCTCGATGAATTGAAGGCTGCTGCGGCAAAGGCCGCCGATGCGTTCAAGGAATCCTGCGCTGATTACTATGGGATGACGCCGCCCGGTCGCTTACGGGCGATGACGAACCGCGTCAAAGCCACGCTCGACGCAGTAAGGATCGTACGGCCGGCACTTGAGCAGTTCTATAATTCGCTGGACGACGAGCAAAAGGCGCGTTTCAACGCGCTCGGCCCGAACGTCGGCGAGCGTTCGCAACAGCCGCCGCAGCAGGAAGCGAATACGCAAACCGAGCGCTGCGGCGAGCCCAAGCCCAGCCTCACGCAGCTACCGATCGAGCGAATCGAAGCCGTGATACGTCCGGCAGGCAAGCAAAAGGACGCGCTCGATCTGTTGAGCAAGGCGACGAACGACGCGGTCCAGGAGTTGCAGGCCGCCTGCCCCGACGACGTGCCGCTCACACCTCTCGGACGGCTGGAGGCAATGGAGAAGCGGCTCGAAGCCATGCTGCAGGCAGCCGCGCTGGTGCAGCCGGCGCTGGACGAGTTCTATGCCACGCTGAGCAACGAGCAGAAGGCGCGCTTCAATACGATGCCGCAGGTCGCAAGCCAGTGA